In Fusobacterium hwasookii, a single window of DNA contains:
- a CDS encoding ArnT family glycosyltransferase, with amino-acid sequence MFSTKRKDIFVLTILSFFALLSLIWIREIDSAEARNLISAREILQNSNWWTPTLNGHFYFENPPLPVWITAFVMMITHSHSEVVLRLPNMLCCIFTVLFLYKSMIRIKKDRLFAFLCSFVLLSTFMFIKLGAENTWDIYTYSFAFCASLAFYVYIKYGEKKNLYRMGILLILSFLSKGPVGFYSLFIPFLLAHYIIFPKEIFRKKTFSIIFSIIIAIAIASIWGISMYLNHGNYFLDVIKNEVIAWRTKHHHSFIFYTDFVVYMGSWLFFSIYVLFKIPKEKESKILYLWTILVLIFITLIEMKKKKYGFPLYLTSSITIGQLCIYYFRKPYLELKKREKTLIIVQQCFLIFVVIGSLGFLAYFGFYKKEISFGLFFLYTILHLLFLFLFAVGYTEISYAKRVIIFTGLTMLLVNFSSSWILVSKFMQNNLLRFRIPVSQEVLQNPAPIYSQAFDIEDVWKLGREIKLLKKNIPDERIIFYLGQDEPKELLKTYEVKKVYNYQKVTHDIERLYLLEKIY; translated from the coding sequence ATGTTTTCAACTAAAAGAAAAGATATTTTTGTTTTAACTATTCTTTCTTTTTTTGCTCTCTTATCACTTATTTGGATAAGAGAAATAGATAGTGCAGAAGCAAGAAATCTTATATCAGCCCGTGAAATTTTACAGAATTCTAATTGGTGGACTCCTACCTTGAATGGACATTTTTATTTTGAAAATCCTCCCTTACCTGTTTGGATAACTGCTTTTGTAATGATGATAACTCACTCTCATTCAGAGGTTGTTTTAAGATTGCCAAATATGTTATGTTGTATTTTTACAGTTTTATTTTTATATAAAAGTATGATTAGAATTAAAAAAGATAGATTGTTCGCTTTCTTATGCTCTTTTGTTTTATTAAGTACTTTTATGTTTATAAAGTTAGGTGCTGAAAATACTTGGGATATTTATACTTATTCTTTTGCTTTTTGTGCATCTTTAGCTTTTTATGTATATATAAAATATGGTGAGAAAAAAAATCTATATAGAATGGGAATTTTGTTAATACTCTCATTTTTAAGTAAAGGTCCTGTTGGATTTTATTCATTATTTATACCTTTTTTACTTGCTCACTATATTATTTTTCCAAAAGAAATATTTAGAAAAAAAACTTTTTCTATAATTTTTTCTATAATAATAGCTATTGCTATTGCTTCTATTTGGGGAATTTCAATGTATTTAAATCATGGAAATTATTTTTTAGATGTTATAAAAAATGAAGTTATAGCTTGGAGAACAAAACATCATCATAGTTTTATATTCTATACAGATTTTGTTGTTTATATGGGTTCTTGGTTATTCTTTTCTATTTATGTTTTATTCAAAATTCCTAAGGAAAAAGAAAGTAAAATTTTGTATCTTTGGACTATATTAGTTTTGATATTTATAACATTGATAGAAATGAAAAAGAAAAAATATGGTTTTCCATTATATTTAACTTCCTCAATAACTATTGGACAACTATGTATATATTATTTTAGAAAGCCCTACCTTGAATTAAAGAAAAGAGAAAAAACATTAATTATAGTACAACAATGCTTTTTAATTTTTGTAGTAATAGGAAGTTTAGGATTCTTAGCTTATTTTGGTTTTTATAAAAAAGAAATTTCTTTTGGCTTATTTTTCTTATACACTATTTTACATTTATTATTCTTATTTTTATTTGCAGTTGGATATACAGAAATTAGCTATGCTAAAAGAGTTATTATTTTTACTGGCTTAACAATGTTACTTGTAAATTTTAGTTCTTCATGGATACTTGTAAGTAAATTTATGCAAAATAATTTATTAAGATTTAGAATTCCTGTTAGTCAAGAAGTTTTACAGAATCCTGCTCCTATATATTCACAAGCTTTTGATATTGAAGATGTATGGAAGCTGGGTAGAGAAATTAAATTACTAAAGAAAAATATACCTGATGAAAGAATCATCTTTTATTTAGGACAAGATGAACCAAAAGAATTATTAAAAACTTACGAAGTAAAAAAAGTTTATAATTATCAAAAAGTTACTCATGATATTGAAAGGTTATATTTATTAGAAAAAATATATTAA
- a CDS encoding lysophospholipid acyltransferase family protein, translating into MEENKKYRILGTLLYYVLRIIASTLRIEIINKYEIDMQQPHIYGFWHSKLFITPIFFRNVEKKLAMSSPTKDGELISVPLEKMGYLLVRGSSDKKSISSTISLLKYLKKGYSIGTPLDGPKGPKEEPKKGLLYLSQKTSVPLVPVGISYNKKWILKKTWDKFEIPKPFSKVKIILGEPILINDEEDLDKYIEIVKNGINKLNNQIEF; encoded by the coding sequence ATGGAAGAAAATAAAAAATATAGAATTTTAGGAACATTACTTTATTATGTATTAAGAATAATTGCTTCTACTTTAAGAATAGAAATTATAAATAAATATGAGATTGATATGCAACAGCCACATATATATGGTTTTTGGCATAGCAAACTTTTTATAACTCCAATATTTTTTAGAAATGTAGAAAAAAAACTGGCAATGTCTAGTCCAACAAAAGATGGAGAGTTAATTTCTGTTCCTCTTGAAAAAATGGGATATCTTTTAGTAAGAGGTTCATCTGATAAAAAATCAATTTCAAGTACAATATCACTTTTAAAATATCTGAAAAAAGGCTATTCAATAGGAACACCATTAGATGGTCCAAAAGGTCCAAAAGAAGAACCAAAAAAAGGTCTTTTATATCTATCTCAAAAAACTTCTGTACCACTTGTTCCAGTGGGAATTTCATATAACAAAAAGTGGATATTAAAAAAGACTTGGGATAAATTTGAAATTCCTAAGCCTTTTTCAAAGGTAAAAATAATTTTAGGTGAGCCGATATTAATTAATGATGAAGAAGATTTAGATAAATATATAGAAATTGTAAAAAATGGAATTAATAAATTAAACAATCAAATAGAATTTTAA
- a CDS encoding TolC family protein codes for MKKLLTVFLLMTNIVLARDLTLDQAIDLSLNNSKEMKISEKNLDISKLNVNKAFKNALPSVTYTGAYTVGEHERQILTQSEKNYVSKKRGYTQNLKLTQPLFTGGVVTAGIKGAKAYENIASYTYLQSKIKNRLDTIKIFSDIINAQRNLEALSYSEGILLKRYQKQEEQLKLRLITKPDILQTEYSIEDIRAQMINIKNVIDTNMEKLYIRTGINKSEPLNLVPFNIPNNFSEKINLNSDLKQAIDESLSAKIAEEQVKIASATRMAAVGELLPQVSAFASYGTGERTSFERSYKDAEWTGGVQVSWKLFSFGSDLDNYRVAKLQEEQEELRENSAKENIEINVRSAYLNVLSLEKQVAAQRKAVEAAKSNFEMNQEKYDAGLISTIDYLDFENTYRQARIAYNKVLLDYYYAFETYRSLLI; via the coding sequence ATGAAAAAATTATTAACAGTATTTCTTTTAATGACAAATATTGTTTTAGCTAGGGATTTAACTTTGGATCAAGCTATAGATTTATCATTAAATAATAGTAAAGAGATGAAAATATCTGAAAAAAACTTAGATATTTCAAAATTGAATGTAAATAAAGCCTTTAAAAATGCTTTACCTTCTGTAACATACACAGGTGCCTATACAGTTGGAGAACATGAAAGACAAATATTAACTCAAAGTGAAAAAAATTATGTTAGTAAAAAAAGAGGATATACTCAAAATTTAAAATTAACTCAACCTCTTTTTACAGGTGGAGTTGTAACAGCTGGAATAAAAGGTGCAAAGGCCTATGAAAATATAGCAAGTTATACTTATTTACAAAGTAAAATAAAAAATAGACTTGATACCATAAAAATATTTTCTGATATTATAAATGCTCAAAGAAATTTAGAAGCCTTATCATATTCAGAAGGAATTTTACTAAAAAGATATCAAAAACAAGAAGAACAACTAAAATTGAGACTTATAACTAAACCTGATATTCTTCAAACAGAATACTCAATAGAAGATATAAGAGCCCAAATGATTAATATAAAAAATGTTATAGATACTAATATGGAAAAATTATACATAAGGACAGGTATTAATAAATCTGAACCTTTAAATTTAGTTCCTTTTAATATTCCTAATAATTTTTCTGAAAAAATTAATCTAAATAGTGATTTAAAACAAGCCATAGATGAAAGCCTATCTGCTAAGATTGCTGAAGAACAAGTAAAGATTGCTTCTGCAACTAGAATGGCAGCTGTTGGAGAGCTACTACCTCAAGTAAGTGCTTTTGCTTCTTATGGAACAGGTGAAAGAACAAGTTTTGAAAGAAGTTATAAAGATGCTGAATGGACAGGAGGAGTTCAAGTATCTTGGAAATTATTTTCTTTTGGTAGTGACTTAGATAACTACAGAGTTGCTAAATTACAAGAAGAACAAGAAGAATTAAGAGAAAACTCAGCAAAAGAAAATATTGAAATAAATGTAAGAAGTGCTTATCTTAATGTATTAAGTTTAGAAAAACAAGTTGCAGCTCAAAGAAAAGCTGTAGAAGCTGCTAAATCAAACTTTGAAATGAACCAAGAAAAATATGATGCTGGACTTATTTCAACTATAGATTATTTAGATTTTGAAAATACATATAGACAAGCAAGAATAGCGTATAATAAAGTACTACTTGATTATTATTACGCATTTGAAACATATAGATCACTATTAATATAA
- the galU gene encoding UTP--glucose-1-phosphate uridylyltransferase GalU: MKKVTKAVIPAAGLGTRVLPATKALPKEMLTIVDKPSLQYIVEELVASGITDIVIITGRNKNSIEDHFDFSYELENTLKNDGKLDLLEKVSHISNMANIYYVRQNMPLGLGHAILKAKSFIGDEPFVIALGDDIIYNPEKPVTKQMIEKYELYGKSIIGCQEVTKEDVSKYGIAKLGNKLDEVTYQMLDFLEKPSLDRAPSRTACLGRYLLSGKVFKYLEETKPGKNSEIQLTDGILAMLKDNEDVLAYNFAGKRYDIGSKFGLLKANIEFGLRNEETKEAIKEYLKNLDTEKI; encoded by the coding sequence ATGAAAAAAGTTACTAAGGCTGTTATTCCGGCTGCTGGCTTAGGAACAAGAGTTTTACCAGCAACAAAGGCACTACCAAAAGAAATGCTTACAATAGTTGATAAACCATCTTTACAATATATAGTTGAAGAATTGGTTGCTTCAGGAATAACTGATATTGTAATAATAACTGGAAGAAATAAGAATTCAATAGAAGATCATTTTGATTTTTCTTATGAACTTGAAAACACTTTAAAAAATGATGGTAAGTTAGACTTATTAGAAAAAGTTTCACATATATCAAATATGGCTAATATTTATTATGTAAGGCAAAATATGCCACTTGGTTTAGGACATGCTATATTAAAAGCTAAATCTTTTATTGGTGATGAGCCTTTTGTTATTGCCTTAGGAGATGATATTATATATAATCCTGAAAAACCTGTTACTAAACAGATGATTGAAAAATATGAACTATATGGAAAAAGTATAATAGGTTGTCAAGAAGTAACAAAAGAAGATGTTTCTAAATATGGTATAGCAAAATTAGGAAATAAATTAGATGAAGTTACTTACCAAATGTTAGATTTTTTAGAAAAACCTTCTTTAGATCGTGCACCTTCAAGAACAGCTTGTTTAGGAAGATATTTACTTTCAGGAAAGGTATTTAAGTATTTAGAAGAAACAAAACCTGGTAAAAATAGTGAAATTCAATTAACAGATGGAATACTTGCTATGTTAAAAGATAATGAGGATGTTTTAGCATATAATTTTGCTGGTAAGAGATATGATATAGGAAGTAAATTTGGTTTATTAAAAGCTAATATTGAATTTGGACTTAGAAATGAAGAAACAAAAGAGGCTATAAAAGAATATCTAAAAAATTTGGATACAGAAAAAATATAA
- a CDS encoding tetratricopeptide repeat protein — protein MGIISKKDEEFLENVEYFSEIIDRINDIQADNNYSDEEMANDLDVALWRAFVYINLWSYKGYAKAEKILKRVESKGRKNPIWCYRYAVSIARLRKYEEALKYFILGTEVDPTYPWNWLELGRLYYKFEELDKVYKCIEKGLELVPNDYEFLTLKDDVKNDRGYFYSINHYVNEEVDKTEDRGLDFSDEKEWKKFVKETHYGEKCL, from the coding sequence ATGGGAATTATTAGTAAAAAAGATGAAGAATTTTTAGAAAATGTAGAATATTTTAGTGAAATAATTGATAGAATAAATGATATTCAAGCTGATAACAATTATTCTGATGAAGAAATGGCTAATGACTTAGATGTAGCTCTTTGGAGAGCTTTTGTATATATTAATTTATGGAGTTATAAAGGATATGCAAAGGCAGAAAAGATACTAAAAAGAGTAGAAAGTAAAGGAAGAAAAAATCCTATTTGGTGCTATAGATATGCAGTTTCTATTGCAAGACTTAGAAAGTATGAAGAAGCTTTAAAATATTTTATATTGGGAACAGAAGTAGACCCTACATATCCTTGGAACTGGCTAGAACTTGGTAGACTATACTATAAATTTGAAGAACTTGATAAAGTTTATAAATGCATAGAGAAAGGTTTAGAACTAGTCCCAAATGATTATGAGTTTTTAACTTTAAAAGATGATGTTAAAAATGATAGAGGATATTTTTATTCTATAAATCACTATGTAAATGAAGAAGTAGATAAAACAGAAGATAGAGGTTTAGATTTTAGTGATGAAAAAGAGTGGAAAAAATTTGTAAAAGAGACTCATTATGGAGAAAAATGTCTTTAA
- the sppA gene encoding signal peptide peptidase SppA encodes MKILHYLKRFILFVIKEILSFIIKMFLFLLVVGMIIGAIIKSFEEKPTVTIKNKAYVLINLADSYNERLLKSNLFEDDSISFYNLLESIENASYDDRVEGIILKLNGNSLSYAQTEELAQELSMARAANKKIIAYFENVGRKNYYIASYANEIYMPKANSTNVNIYPYFREEFYIKKLADKFGVKFNIIHVGDYKSYMENLDNSTMSKEAKEDTVRVLDKNYNNFLDIVSLNRKISRDDLDKTIKDGELVAASSVDLMNNNLIDKYAYWDNVISMVGGKDKIISVQEYAKNYLEDTTTENSNNIIYVIPLEGDIVESESEVFSGEENINVAETLEKLNIAKDNDKVKAIVLRVNSPGGSALTSDIIAEKVKELAEEKPVYVSMSGVAASGGYYISANANKIFVDRNTITGSIGVVSILPDFSKLITDNGVNIEKISEGEYSDLYSADSFTEKKYNKIYNSNLKVYEDFLNVVSKGRRIDKEKLKTIAEGRIWTGDEAVKIGLADEIGGLKTTISSLAEDNNIDDYTIVIAKDKLELGNIYKKYSRYIKMDAKDLVKEKIFKDYLYNKPVTYLPYDVLD; translated from the coding sequence ATGAAGATTTTACACTATCTAAAAAGATTTATATTGTTTGTGATAAAAGAAATTTTATCATTTATTATAAAAATGTTTCTATTTTTATTAGTTGTTGGTATGATTATAGGTGCTATTATTAAAAGTTTTGAGGAGAAACCAACAGTAACTATAAAAAATAAAGCCTATGTTTTAATAAATCTTGCAGATAGTTATAATGAAAGATTATTAAAATCAAATTTATTTGAAGATGATTCTATAAGTTTTTATAATTTATTAGAAAGTATAGAAAATGCTTCTTATGATGATAGAGTTGAAGGAATTATTTTAAAGTTAAATGGAAATTCTTTAAGCTATGCTCAAACTGAAGAGTTAGCACAGGAATTATCAATGGCAAGAGCAGCTAATAAAAAAATAATTGCTTATTTTGAGAATGTGGGCAGAAAAAATTATTATATAGCTTCTTATGCTAATGAAATTTATATGCCAAAAGCTAATTCAACAAATGTAAATATTTATCCTTATTTTAGAGAAGAATTTTATATTAAAAAATTAGCTGATAAATTTGGTGTAAAATTTAATATTATTCATGTTGGAGATTATAAAAGTTATATGGAAAATCTAGATAATAGTACAATGTCAAAAGAGGCAAAAGAAGATACTGTTAGAGTCTTAGATAAAAATTATAATAATTTCTTAGATATAGTTTCATTAAATAGAAAGATAAGTAGAGATGATTTAGATAAAACAATAAAAGATGGAGAGTTAGTTGCTGCTTCTTCTGTAGATTTAATGAATAATAACTTAATTGATAAATATGCTTACTGGGATAATGTTATTTCTATGGTTGGAGGAAAAGATAAAATAATAAGTGTTCAAGAGTATGCAAAAAATTATCTAGAAGATACTACCACAGAAAATTCTAATAATATTATATATGTAATTCCTTTAGAAGGGGATATTGTAGAATCAGAATCAGAAGTTTTTTCAGGTGAAGAAAATATAAATGTAGCTGAAACTTTAGAAAAATTAAATATAGCAAAAGATAATGATAAAGTAAAAGCTATTGTTTTAAGAGTTAATTCTCCTGGGGGTTCTGCTCTAACATCAGATATAATAGCAGAAAAAGTAAAAGAATTAGCTGAAGAAAAACCTGTATATGTTTCAATGTCAGGTGTCGCAGCTTCTGGTGGTTATTACATTTCAGCAAATGCCAATAAAATATTTGTAGATAGAAATACAATAACAGGTTCAATAGGAGTTGTAAGTATATTACCAGATTTTTCAAAATTAATAACTGATAATGGTGTTAATATAGAAAAAATATCTGAGGGAGAATATTCTGATTTGTATTCAGCAGATAGTTTTACAGAGAAAAAATATAATAAAATATATAATTCAAATTTAAAAGTATATGAAGATTTCTTAAATGTTGTATCAAAAGGTAGAAGAATAGATAAAGAAAAATTAAAAACTATTGCAGAAGGAAGAATTTGGACTGGAGATGAAGCGGTAAAGATAGGTCTAGCTGATGAAATAGGAGGCTTAAAAACAACAATTTCTTCATTAGCAGAAGATAATAATATAGATGACTATACTATTGTAATAGCAAAAGATAAACTTGAATTAGGAAATATTTATAAAAAATATTCAAGATATATTAAAATGGATGCAAAAGACTTAGTAAAAGAAAAGATTTTTAAAGATTATCTATATAATAAACCTGTGACATATTTACCTTATGATGTTTTAGATTAA
- a CDS encoding sirohydrochlorin cobaltochelatase: protein MSKKALLMVHFGTTHNDTKILTIDKMNDKFADEYKDYDQFYAYTSRIVLKRLKDRGDIFNNPIRILNVIADQGYDELLVQTSHIIPGIEYENLVKEVNSVSNRFKSVKIGKPLLYYIDDYKKCVEALADEYVPKNKKEALVLVCHGTDSPLATSYAMIEYVFDEYGYDNVFVVCTKAYPLMDTLLKKLRKNGIEEVRLAPFMFVAGDHAKNDMAIRYKEELEENGFKVNQVILKGLGEFDAIQNIFLDHLKFAIEKDDEDIADFKKQYTEKYL, encoded by the coding sequence ATGTCAAAAAAAGCATTGTTAATGGTACACTTTGGGACTACACATAATGACACAAAAATACTTACAATAGATAAAATGAATGATAAATTTGCAGATGAATACAAAGATTATGATCAATTTTATGCGTATACATCAAGAATAGTTTTAAAAAGATTAAAAGATAGAGGAGATATTTTTAATAATCCAATTAGAATATTAAATGTTATAGCAGATCAAGGATATGATGAGTTACTTGTACAAACTTCTCATATTATTCCAGGTATTGAATATGAAAATTTAGTGAAAGAGGTAAACTCTGTTTCAAATAGGTTTAAAAGTGTAAAAATAGGAAAACCACTTTTATATTATATTGATGATTATAAAAAATGTGTTGAAGCATTGGCAGATGAATATGTTCCAAAAAATAAAAAAGAGGCACTTGTTTTAGTTTGCCATGGAACAGACTCACCACTAGCTACTAGTTATGCTATGATAGAATATGTTTTTGATGAGTATGGATATGATAATGTTTTTGTAGTTTGTACAAAAGCATATCCATTAATGGATACTTTATTGAAAAAATTAAGAAAAAATGGTATTGAAGAAGTCAGACTTGCTCCATTTATGTTTGTAGCTGGAGATCATGCAAAAAATGATATGGCTATAAGATATAAAGAAGAACTTGAAGAAAATGGTTTTAAAGTAAATCAAGTGATTTTAAAAGGTTTAGGAGAGTTTGATGCAATTCAAAATATCTTTTTAGATCACTTAAAATTTGCTATTGAAAAAGATGATGAAGATATTGCTGACTTTAAAAAACAATACACTGAAAAGTATCTATAA
- a CDS encoding TetR/AcrR family transcriptional regulator, which translates to MNSDIDKKSLTLEKAKDMIITESYSSLSISKLTSELNISKGSFYTYFPSKDKMLSEILDEYIENIIIFKNNLLENSKNIDDCIDYYVNSTLNLTDDELKLELVIANLKRNYEVFNEENFKKLKVIACTMIDLIKEVLNKYKKDISIEEKDIEKCFKMIFSIAEVFLIMENVDFDSDRFTFKTLDEVKKMYRSDDIKEHLEFIKKSIKKIIY; encoded by the coding sequence ATGAATTCTGATATAGATAAAAAAAGTTTAACTTTAGAAAAAGCAAAAGATATGATAATTACTGAAAGTTACAGTAGCCTATCAATTAGTAAACTAACATCAGAACTTAATATATCTAAGGGAAGTTTTTATACTTATTTTCCTTCAAAAGATAAAATGTTAAGTGAAATTTTAGATGAATATATTGAAAATATAATAATTTTCAAAAATAATTTATTAGAAAATTCAAAAAATATTGATGACTGTATAGATTATTATGTAAATTCAACATTAAATTTAACTGATGATGAATTAAAACTAGAATTAGTAATAGCAAACTTAAAAAGAAACTATGAAGTTTTTAATGAAGAAAATTTTAAAAAGTTAAAAGTAATTGCTTGTACTATGATAGATTTAATAAAGGAAGTTTTGAATAAATATAAAAAAGATATTAGTATTGAAGAAAAAGATATAGAGAAATGTTTTAAGATGATATTTAGTATTGCTGAGGTATTTCTTATAATGGAAAATGTCGATTTTGATAGTGATAGGTTCACATTCAAAACACTGGATGAAGTAAAAAAAATGTATAGAAGTGATGACATAAAGGAACATCTTGAATTTATAAAAAAGAGTATAAAAAAAATTATATATTAA
- a CDS encoding YbaB/EbfC family nucleoid-associated protein has translation MVRKLKGAKTAGGNQADIVKQAQVMQQQMLEVQEQLKSKEVSSSVGGGAVSVKVNGQKELVEIKLSDEILKEASEDKEMLEDLILTAIKDAMTKAEELAESEMSKVTGGINIPGLF, from the coding sequence ATGGTTAGAAAACTAAAAGGAGCAAAAACAGCAGGAGGAAATCAAGCTGATATTGTTAAACAAGCACAAGTAATGCAACAACAAATGTTAGAGGTTCAAGAACAATTAAAATCAAAAGAAGTTAGTTCATCAGTTGGTGGAGGAGCCGTTTCAGTAAAAGTAAATGGACAAAAAGAACTTGTAGAAATAAAATTATCTGATGAAATTTTAAAAGAAGCTTCAGAAGATAAAGAAATGTTAGAAGATTTAATACTTACAGCTATTAAAGATGCAATGACTAAAGCAGAAGAATTAGCAGAAAGTGAAATGTCTAAGGTAACAGGTGGAATAAACATTCCTGGTTTATTCTAA
- a CDS encoding OmpA family protein — translation MKNKKIIASCMLALSLVSCTGLEAGNGAYTAGGAAGGAALGAIAGQVIGKDTKGTLIGAAVGSLLGMGWGAYRDNQEKELKAKLQGTQAQVKKEGNALVINLPGGVTFASDSANITSSFYSALNGIAQSLNNYPETRIQVNGYTDSTGNDAHNQELSERRANAVAQYLIAQGVSSSRIVANGFGSSNPIASNSTQEGRLQNRRVEIKILPAQ, via the coding sequence ATGAAAAATAAAAAAATAATTGCAAGTTGTATGCTAGCTTTATCATTAGTTAGTTGTACAGGTTTAGAAGCAGGTAATGGTGCTTATACTGCTGGTGGAGCCGCTGGTGGAGCCGCACTTGGAGCTATTGCTGGGCAAGTAATTGGAAAAGATACTAAAGGGACTTTAATTGGAGCTGCTGTTGGTTCTTTACTAGGAATGGGTTGGGGAGCTTACAGAGATAACCAAGAAAAAGAATTAAAAGCTAAACTTCAAGGTACTCAAGCTCAAGTTAAAAAAGAAGGAAATGCTTTAGTTATAAATCTTCCTGGAGGAGTAACTTTTGCAAGTGATAGTGCTAATATAACATCTAGTTTCTATTCAGCACTTAATGGAATTGCTCAATCTTTAAATAACTATCCTGAAACTAGAATTCAAGTAAATGGATATACAGATAGTACTGGTAATGATGCTCATAATCAAGAATTATCTGAAAGAAGAGCAAATGCAGTTGCACAATATCTTATAGCACAAGGTGTTTCATCTAGTAGAATAGTTGCAAATGGTTTTGGAAGTTCAAATCCTATCGCTTCTAACTCAACTCAAGAAGGAAGATTACAAAATAGAAGAGTTGAAATTAAAATATTACCAGCTCAATAA
- a CDS encoding efflux RND transporter periplasmic adaptor subunit, with product MKKLLTILLATSLLVVACGKDKETKDAKNEAAVTETQTAAKPVEVSAVTTRQMSKLFESSAVWEPLAKVDFSTNKGATVEKIYKRNGEYVNKGEIIVKLSDAQTEADFLQAKANYQSATANYNIARNNYQKFKTLYDKQLISYLEFSNYEATFTSAQGNLEVAKAAYMNAQNSYSKLVAKADISGIVGNLFIKEGNDIAAKETLFTILNDKQMQSYVGITPEAISKVKLGDEIDVKIDALGKEYKAKITELNPIADSTTKNFKVKLVLDNPDEEIKDGMFGNVIIPVGESSVLSIEDEAIVTRDLVNYVFKYEDGKAKQVEVTVGATNLPYTEISSPEIKEGDKIIVKGLFGLQDNDNVEIKNGVNK from the coding sequence ATGAAAAAATTATTGACAATATTACTTGCAACTAGTTTATTAGTAGTTGCTTGTGGAAAAGATAAAGAAACAAAAGATGCTAAAAATGAAGCTGCTGTAACTGAAACACAAACAGCTGCTAAGCCTGTAGAAGTTTCAGCTGTAACAACTAGACAGATGTCTAAACTTTTTGAATCAAGTGCAGTTTGGGAACCTTTAGCAAAGGTTGATTTTTCAACTAATAAAGGAGCAACAGTAGAAAAAATTTATAAGAGAAATGGTGAATATGTAAATAAAGGTGAAATTATAGTTAAGCTTTCTGATGCTCAAACAGAGGCTGATTTCCTTCAAGCTAAGGCTAATTATCAATCGGCTACTGCCAACTATAACATAGCTAGAAACAACTATCAAAAGTTTAAAACTCTATATGACAAACAATTAATTTCATATTTAGAGTTCTCAAACTATGAAGCAACATTTACTAGTGCTCAAGGTAATTTAGAAGTTGCTAAGGCTGCATATATGAATGCTCAAAACAGTTACTCTAAACTTGTTGCTAAAGCTGATATAAGTGGAATTGTTGGTAATTTATTTATTAAAGAAGGAAATGATATAGCTGCAAAAGAAACTTTATTTACTATCTTAAATGATAAACAAATGCAGTCTTATGTAGGTATAACTCCTGAAGCTATCTCTAAGGTAAAACTTGGAGATGAAATAGATGTAAAAATAGATGCTTTAGGAAAAGAATACAAGGCTAAAATTACTGAACTTAACCCTATTGCTGATAGTACAACAAAAAACTTTAAAGTAAAGTTAGTTCTTGATAATCCTGATGAAGAAATTAAAGATGGTATGTTTGGAAATGTTATTATTCCTGTTGGAGAATCTTCTGTTTTAAGTATAGAGGATGAAGCAATAGTTACAAGAGATTTAGTAAATTATGTATTTAAGTATGAAGATGGAAAAGCAAAACAAGTTGAAGTAACAGTGGGTGCAACAAACTTACCATATACAGAAATTTCATCTCCTGAAATAAAAGAAGGTGACAAAATAATTGTTAAAGGCCTATTTGGTCTTCAAGACAATGATAATGTTGAAATTAAAAATGGGGTGAATAAATAA